The Microbacterium sp. LWH7-1.2 genome window below encodes:
- a CDS encoding ThuA domain-containing protein, which translates to MRVLVWGENHHDKHDERTQRLYPDTMHGTIAAGLRRLLPDAAVETATLDDPEHGLAEERLAETDVLFWWGHVRHDAVDDAVVERVHRHVLGGMGLVVLHSGHFSKIFIRLMGTTCSLRWRQADDRELVWTVAPTHPIAVGVPHPIVIGSQEMYGEFFDVPAPDELVFVSSFTGGEVFRSGMTFSRGHGRIFYFSPGDQDYPVYHQPEIQRVLANAAVWAGQDRPRTVPRLAMHRAGEFDTPREWDGEVLS; encoded by the coding sequence ATCCGCGTGCTCGTGTGGGGGGAGAACCACCACGACAAGCATGACGAGAGGACGCAGCGGCTGTACCCCGACACCATGCACGGCACGATCGCGGCGGGGCTCCGCCGGCTGCTGCCGGACGCAGCCGTCGAGACGGCCACGCTCGACGACCCCGAGCACGGGCTGGCCGAGGAGCGGCTCGCCGAGACCGACGTGCTGTTCTGGTGGGGTCACGTGCGGCACGACGCCGTCGACGACGCCGTCGTCGAGCGCGTCCACCGTCACGTACTCGGGGGGATGGGGCTCGTGGTGCTGCACTCGGGCCACTTCTCGAAGATCTTCATCCGCCTCATGGGTACGACGTGCTCGCTGCGCTGGCGACAGGCCGACGATCGCGAACTCGTGTGGACGGTCGCCCCGACGCATCCGATCGCGGTCGGCGTGCCGCATCCGATCGTGATCGGCTCGCAGGAGATGTACGGCGAGTTCTTCGACGTGCCCGCCCCGGACGAGCTGGTGTTCGTGTCCAGCTTCACCGGGGGAGAGGTCTTCCGCTCGGGCATGACGTTCTCGCGCGGTCACGGCCGCATCTTCTATTTCTCCCCCGGTGACCAGGACTATCCCGTCTACCACCAGCCCGAGATCCAGCGGGTCCTCGCCAACGCCGCGGTGTGGGCCGGGCAGGACCGCCCCCGCACCGTGCCCCGCCTCGCGATGCACCGCGCCGGCGAGTTCGACACACCCCGCGAGTGGGACGGCGAGGTGCTCTCATGA